TGGTCATGGGCACGGCCAGACCGGGCAGGTCAAAGAACTTCCGGGTCCACGCCCGGCAGTTCTCGCGGTGGTCCCACAGCCAGTCGACAAACCCCCGGGCGGCCTCGAGCCGGTTGCCGCTGTAACAAGGCCAATACGTCATCTGCGTGTTCAGGTCGTGGTGGTAATCGCCCTTCCAGGGAGGCAGCCTGCCGTTGTCGGCCGTCCAGGGCCCCTGCAGGCTGACCGGCGGCGCGTCGGGCCGGGCCGCCGCTCCCAGCTTGTACGTATCGAGATACCATTGCCGCTCGATGCGCGCATGCGGCACCCGCAGCCACGTGCGGTCCCAATACGCGCGCCACCAGGCCAGATGCGCCTGACGCAAGGCGTCCAGCCCGCCGTCCAGGGCCGTTTCCACCCGCGCCTTTCCGATGGCCATCGGCTCGCCGCCCTCAACACTCGAAGCGACCGTCCAGATCACCGTGGTCTTGCCCGCCCCTTCGTCGAAACGCCAGCCCACGTACACCGCGAAACGGAATCCGCCCCAGCCTTCCTGCTCATACGCGGCAAACCGGTCGCCGGCGCTCTCCCGCGGCGCGCCGTAGCCCAGCTGGGCCAGTTCGCCCGCCTCGATGCCGATCTCCGATTGGATGTGCTCCTTCCCGCCAAACAAGGGCGCCACGAGCACCGGTGTGACCGGCGCGCCCGCTTCGATTTCCAGCACCCCGAGCGGCGCCGTGGCATGAACCCAGGCCGTCACGCGCGCGCCATTGCCGAACGAGACGTGTCCCGTGGCGGCCGCGAGATCGAGCCCCGTGCTTCCGAACGCCGCTCCGTCAAACGCCAGAGTCAGACGCCCCGCGGGGATTTTGGTCGGCGCGGGCCGGTGGTAGGGCAGTTCATACAGCTTCGCGAGCTCGTCGTAGCGGCCGGCCCGCTCCCATTCCCGCATCACGGCGTACGAGTAGTCCGCCGACGCAAATTCCGGCACCGGCCGCAGGTCCCACAGATCAGTGCGATCCAGCGAGATGTTCAACGGCGCGCCGTCGCCCCAGACCAGCGCGCCCATGATCCCGTTGCCGAGCGGCAGGGCCTCGTCCCACGTCATCGCGGGCGTGTCGAACGCCAGCCCATGCTCCAGATACGGCGGATGCGCCAGTGTTTCCGGCGCCGCACACAACGTCATCAGCGCGACCAGGGTTGTCATAGCGGATCCCTTCGCCCAAACGGGACCTTCCGGCCCCTATGCGTCATCAGGATGTTGAGCATAGCACTGTCGCCCACCCCCGCCAAACCGGGATGCGTATACGGAAAACGCCGTACTCCAGGGAAGGCTATGCGCTTCGTGCCTCCGGTGCGCCGCATGCACCGGTTCGAGCGCATGGGACACGTTTTCGGGGGACGGGACATCGGCCCCTGTCCACCGGCGCCGTGCCGGAGTCGCGGACAGACCCGGATTCATTCGTCTTGAAAACGCTCTCCGGGCAAAACCAGGGGAAGGAGTTCCGACAACTCGATCGGATTCGCGATCGTGCCGGCTTGCCTGCCCCAGAAGAGGGCCCAGTCGTCGTGGGTCTCAAAATCCACGGGTTCCCCGGGCAGGCTCCAGAGCTGCGCCAGTGCGCGGCGGCTCACATGCCGGGTCCTCAGGTCTCCCGATTTCAGATTTTCGATCAGGGCTGGGGTTGCCTCTTTCGCCCCGAGAGCCCCGAGCGCGTCCGCGGCGGCGATGCGGACCGCCGGCACAGGGTCGGCAAGCCCGCGCGCTATCTGGTCCACGGCTTCGAAATCCCGGTTCGTTCCCAACAAGGCAATCGCCCTCGCGCGGACCCCGCCATCGACATGAGAGCAGCATTCCAGGAACAGAGGCCTGGCCCTGCGGGAATCCAGACGGGCGAGGACATCGAGGACGCCTGGAACAAACCGCGGCGACAACGCCGGCAGGCAGTGTTCGAAATACCGGAACAGATCCAATTCCCGGCCCTTCGCGATCAAGGCGTTACTGGCCCGCGCGCTGATTTCAGGATCCGTCGACTGCAGATTACGCATGAGTTTCATGATTTCCGCGCGTTGCTGGAGAGTCAGGCCCGTGTCCTCAAGATGCTTTGCATCGCGTTCGGCCCGCCGCGCCTGGATCGTCTCCAAATCGAGATGGCCCGTCTTGTCGTTCTTCACGATACCGGCCACTTCGTCCCGCCGAAGGGCGATGCTCCGGCCGGCAACCACGACGGTCAGTTCTCCTCCGGGAATTTCCTGGACCATTCCGTCAATTGTCACGCCGTTCTTCATGGTGACCGTGTCTGCGCCGATGGAACAGACAGGAACCAGCAGACCCACGGGGGCGGCGAGTACGAGTATGAGCATGCAACGGGGCAGTGCGTTCCGCATCCTGGGAATTCTCCTAATGCTCGTTCGTACGGTACACGAGCCGTGCAAATGTCACTTGAGTGGGATCCTCAATATTGAGGAAGCGCCGGACACGGCGGTCGTACAACAGCGTGAGGCCTACCGTGTTGCCTTCTCCCGGGATCA
The Kiritimatiellia bacterium DNA segment above includes these coding regions:
- a CDS encoding glycoside hydrolase N-terminal domain-containing protein — protein: MTTLVALMTLCAAPETLAHPPYLEHGLAFDTPAMTWDEALPLGNGIMGALVWGDGAPLNISLDRTDLWDLRPVPEFASADYSYAVMREWERAGRYDELAKLYELPYHRPAPTKIPAGRLTLAFDGAAFGSTGLDLAAATGHVSFGNGARVTAWVHATAPLGVLEIEAGAPVTPVLVAPLFGGKEHIQSEIGIEAGELAQLGYGAPRESAGDRFAAYEQEGWGGFRFAVYVGWRFDEGAGKTTVIWTVASSVEGGEPMAIGKARVETALDGGLDALRQAHLAWWRAYWDRTWLRVPHARIERQWYLDTYKLGAAARPDAPPVSLQGPWTADNGRLPPWKGDYHHDLNTQMTYWPCYSGNRLEAARGFVDWLWDHRENCRAWTRKFFDLPGLAVPMT
- a CDS encoding HEAT repeat domain-containing protein, which translates into the protein MKNGVTIDGMVQEIPGGELTVVVAGRSIALRRDEVAGIVKNDKTGHLDLETIQARRAERDAKHLEDTGLTLQQRAEIMKLMRNLQSTDPEISARASNALIAKGRELDLFRYFEHCLPALSPRFVPGVLDVLARLDSRRARPLFLECCSHVDGGVRARAIALLGTNRDFEAVDQIARGLADPVPAVRIAAADALGALGAKEATPALIENLKSGDLRTRHVSRRALAQLWSLPGEPVDFETHDDWALFWGRQAGTIANPIELSELLPLVLPGERFQDE